In a single window of the Montipora capricornis isolate CH-2021 chromosome 11, ASM3666992v2, whole genome shotgun sequence genome:
- the LOC138023147 gene encoding tetratricopeptide repeat protein 28-like, with amino-acid sequence MAGERKAYSNLGNAYHKLGNFKEAIKYHEQHLSIATEVEDRAGEGKGYGNLGIAYHSLEVGDRATGGKAYGNLGIADQSLGNFKEAENYHEQHLSIAKEVGDRHGEGKANCNLVNAYFSLGNFKEAIKYHKRYLSIAKDVGDRAGEGKACGNLGNAYDSLSNFKEAIMFHEQNLSIAKEVGDRVGEGNTYGNLGNAYHSLGNFKEAIKYYEQHLSIAKEVGDRATEGKAYGNLGNAYQSLGNFKEAENYHEQHLSIAKEVGDRDGEGKAYGSLGNAYHSLGNFKEAIKYHGQGLSIAKEVGDMAGEGKAYSNLGADYFARGEVENALFCSEQECNISKETEGAVGQGIACYNLGFLHELSGSLCKALNFHRLGIKHFDETRRLLQSEDAWKISFRDSKQVAYTALWTALLKNREVDEALFAAEQGRAQALTDILKVQFGVGEEPSSAIARTETISAVMKYLPLPTVFIALAGNTISFWLLRRGSGINYREKEIENGSADSLIKSTLKQIGAGAVVRCENRSVHRHRSDFSCSGEAVEESFQSFSMPDNPLQSFNDFLISPIADLLHGDDLIFVPDGPFCLAPYSALSDSFRIRTFPSLTALKVISSALDDFNSKSEALLVGDPCLTETTWGNGGPMFKQLPCARKEVEMIGELLHTAPLTGENGTKAEVLKKMKSVALIHIAAHGDDGFGEIVLAPNPGRISQIPEEEDYMLTMSDVHTVRLQAKLVVLSCCHSGQGEVKSEGVVGIARAFLCAGARSVLVSLWAIDDEATLLFMKSFYQHLADRKSASLALHHAMKSLRETKEYSAIKYWAPFVLIGDDVTFEFGPQEPEKNETSSES; translated from the exons atgGCCGGAGAAAGAAAAGCCTAtagtaatctcggcaacgcttatcacaagcTGGgaaattttaaggaagccataaagtatcatgaacaacatcttagcattgcaacaGAAGTAgaggatagggccggggagggaaaaggctatggtaatctcggcatcgcttatcacagtctgg aagtaggggatagggccacAGGGGGAAAAgcctatggtaatctcggcatcgCTGATCaaagtctgggcaattttaaggaagccgAAAattatcacgaacaacatcttagcattgcaaaagaggtaggggataGGCATGGGGAGGGCAAAGCCAATTGTAATCTCGTCAACGCTTATTtcagtctggggaattttaaggaagccataaagTATCACAAAAGatatcttagcattgcaaaagatgtaggggatagggccggggagggaaaagCCTGTGGTAATCTaggcaacgcttatgacagtctgagcaattttaaggaagccataatGTTTCACGAACAaaatcttagcattgcaaaagaagtaggggatagggtcGGGGAGGGAAACACCTATGGTaatcttggcaacgcttatcacagtctgggcaattttaaggaagccataaagtattacgaacaacatcttagcattgcaaaagaagtaggggatagggccacAGAGGGAAAAGCatatggtaatctcggcaacgcttatcaaagtctgggcaattttaaggaagccgAAAattatcacgaacaacatcttagcattgcaaaagaggtaggggataGGGACGGAGAGGGCAAAGCCTATGGTagtctcggcaacgcttatcacagtctgggcaattttaaggaagccataaagTATCACGGACAAggtcttagcattgcaaaagaagtaggggatatgGCCGGGGAGGGAAAAGCCTATAGCAATCTCGGTGCCGATTATTTTGCTAGAGGTGAAGTTGAAAATGCTCTTTTCTGTAGCGAACAAGAATGTAATATTTCCAAGGAAACGGAGGGTGCAGTAGGCCAGGGAATCGCTTGTTATAATCTCGGTTTTCTTCATGAACTTTCAGGCTCTTTGTGCAAAGCTCTTAATTTTCATCGTCTAGGCATAAAACATTTCGATGAAACAAGGCGTCTTCTTCAGTCAgaagatgcatggaaaataagctttcgtgatTCAAAACAAGTGGCGTACACAGCTTTGTGGACAGCACTTTTAAAGAATAGAGAGGTTGATGAGGCTTTGTTTGCTGCTGAacaaggacgagcacaggccTTGACAGACATTTTGAAGGTGCAATTTGGCGTTGGTGAAGAACCCTCCTCGGCCATTGCGAGGACGGAAACTATCTCCGCTGTTATGAAATATTTGCCTCTACCAACAGTTTTCATAGCACTTGCGGGGAACACTATCAGTTTTTGGCTTCTGAGAAGAGGAAGCGGAATAAACTATAGGgaaaaggaaatcgaaaatgGAAGTGCTGACTCACTGATAAAGTCTACTTTGAAACAGATTGGCGCGGGGGCTGTTGTCCGATGCGAGAATCGCTCGGTACACAGACATCGCAGCGACTTCTCTTGCAGTGGAGAAGCTGTTGAGGAATCCTTTCAGTCTTTCAGCATGCCCGACAACCCCTTGCAGTCCTTTAATGATTTCTTAATCAGTCCCATTGCGGACTTGCTTCACGGTGATGACTTgatctttgttcctgatggaccattttgccTGGCTCCTTattctgcattgagtgactctTTCAGGATCCGTACTTTTCCCTCGCTAACCGCCTTAAAAGTGATCTCTAGTGCACTTGACGACTTCAACAGTAAGAGTGAAGCGCTACTTGTGGGCGATCCGTGCTTGACGGAAACCACTTGGGGGAACGGTGGACCCATGTTTAAACAGTTGCCGTGTGCGAGAAAAGAGGTGGAGATGATTGGAGAACTTCTACACACCGCGCCTCTCACTGGCGAGAATGGAacgaaagctgaggtgctgaaaaaaatgaagtcagttgctttaatccacattgctgctCATGGAGATGACGGATTTGGAGAAATTGTTTTGGCCCCAAATCCCGGCCGCATATCACAGATCCCCgaagaggaagattacatgttaacGATGAGCGATGTTCATACAGTTCGTCTTCAGGCAAAGCTGGTTGTGctgagttgctgtcatagtggtcagggagaggtaaaatctgagggtGTGGTGGGAATAGCCagagctttcctgtgtgctggtgcccggtctgttctggtgtcactctgggcaattgatgaCGAGGCAACCTTGCTGTTCATGAAAAGTTTTtaccaacacttggcagatagaaaaagtgcaagtttagctcttcatcatgctatgaaatctcttcgaGAGACAAAGGAGTATTCCGCCATTAAATACTGGGCTCCATTTGTtctaattggcgatgatgtcacgttTGAATTTGGGCCTCAAGAACccgaaaagaatg AAACGTCGTCCGAAAGTTGA
- the LOC138023148 gene encoding G-protein-signaling modulator 2-like: MADKKMNVFEQHIQELSIARKEGNRKSEGIAYFNLGGYYYGLAYFEQAKRDYTEALRIFKEIGFNVGEGKACGNLANAYHSLGNFKKARKYLKQQLNIAKEVGDRDQEARAYGNLGCAYRSLGNFKRAIEYHEQHLSIAKELGDRTGEGNGYGNLGNAYFNLGNFKRAIEYDERYLSIAKELGNRAGEGIAYSNLGNAYDSLSNF; the protein is encoded by the coding sequence ATGGCAGACAAAAAGATGAACGTTTTCGAGCAGCATATACAAGAGCTTAGCATTGCCAGAAAAGAGGGAAACAGAAAAAGCGAAGGTATTGCATATTTCAATCTCGGCGGATATTATTATGGCTTGGCTTATTTTGAACAGGCCAAGAGGgattacacagaagcattaaggatttttaaagaaataggtTTCAATGttggagaaggaaaagcctgTGGTAATCTCgccaacgcttatcacagtctgggcaattttaaaaaggccagAAAGTACCTCAAGCAACAACTaaatattgcaaaagaagtaggggatcgGGACCAGGAGGCAAGAGCATATGGTAATCTCGGCTGTGCTTAtcgcagtctgggcaattttaagcgggccatagagtatcacgaacaacatcttagcattgcaaaagaattaGGGGATAGGACCGGGGAGGGAAACGgctatggtaatctcggcaacgcttattttaatctgggcaattttaagcgggCCATAGAGTATGACGAAAGatatcttagcattgcaaaagaactagggaatagggccggggagggcattGCCTAtagtaatctcggcaacgcttatgacagtctgaGCAatttttaa